One window of Botrimarina mediterranea genomic DNA carries:
- the gyrA gene encoding DNA gyrase subunit A, translating to MADRQPGFDPVTEAIALRLVDLPIEDELKQSYLTYAMSVIVSRALPDVRDGLKPSQRRILVAMNDLGLGPGGSTSKCAGIVGETMKRYHPHGDGAIYPTLTRMAQWWSTRNLLIDPQGNFGSLAGLPPAAMRYTEARLSNVAAMMLEDIKLDTVDYIPTYDEKQTEPTVLPSKFPNLIVNGSGGIAVGMATSIPPHNLGEVCRGVIALLENPEITVLELMEHIPGPDFPTGGVICGRSAILRGYQTGRSTIVLRAKVTIEEDKKKKRIIVNELPYQQTRDAMVLKIASLVNDGRIAGISAVNDESDLNEPARIAIDIKRDADPEVVLNQLYKFSPLQDSQSVIFLALVDGKPRVLNLKEMLQEFVRHRVTVIRRRTQFLLSRARKRKHTVQGLLLAHANIDEVIRVIRASKTQPEAKIALMQIKTPGALLKRALGDDGYGQFQSERGVAEEYSLTPVQADAILKMTLGQLVNLEQEKLADEHAQLLIEIGDYLDILANESRIFGIIRADMEELLRSRLIDERRTRIERDEAADVGMEDLIEEETMVVSITHNGYVKRTAASTYQAQKRGGKGIKGAKTDEDDPIEHVFVTSTHDYLMFFTNQGRVYWQKVYNLPELARDAKGRALVNLLSLSEGERIAGCVAVRDFKLPDHYLMMATRNGLVKKTDLVAYSRPQKNGIIAIALREGDELVAVEIVEKGDEVLLATTEGMAIRFNESDVRSVGRQAFGVKGIRFKKKGDSLVGMVVADPDATLLTATENGYGKRTPFGPNAAPGEVTDTEENGENGDDGEALTATDAATTDSPSADDATAGVEASDDSTSDRNSGLRYRTQSRGGGGVFDIKTSARNGRVIGVASVTDADELLLMTSRGKLQRIRAADVSTISRNTQGVKIMTLTEGDTLMAIVRLPLEETDDVEGEEVEG from the coding sequence ATGGCGGATCGCCAGCCCGGCTTCGACCCCGTGACCGAGGCGATCGCCCTGCGCCTCGTGGACCTGCCGATCGAGGACGAGCTCAAGCAGTCGTACCTGACGTACGCGATGAGCGTCATCGTCAGCCGCGCGCTGCCCGACGTGCGCGACGGGCTCAAGCCCTCGCAACGTCGCATCCTCGTGGCGATGAACGACCTGGGCCTCGGCCCGGGAGGCAGCACCAGCAAGTGCGCCGGTATCGTCGGCGAGACGATGAAGCGTTACCACCCGCACGGCGACGGCGCGATCTATCCGACGCTCACACGCATGGCGCAGTGGTGGTCGACGCGCAACTTGCTGATCGACCCGCAGGGGAACTTCGGTTCGCTCGCCGGCCTCCCCCCGGCGGCCATGCGTTATACCGAGGCGCGGTTGTCGAACGTCGCCGCGATGATGCTTGAGGACATCAAGCTCGACACGGTCGATTATATCCCGACCTACGACGAGAAGCAGACCGAGCCGACGGTGCTGCCGTCGAAGTTCCCCAACCTGATCGTCAACGGGTCGGGCGGCATCGCGGTGGGCATGGCCACCAGCATCCCGCCGCACAACCTGGGCGAGGTCTGCCGCGGCGTCATCGCGTTGCTCGAGAACCCCGAGATCACCGTCCTGGAGTTGATGGAGCACATCCCGGGGCCCGACTTCCCGACCGGCGGCGTCATCTGCGGCCGCAGCGCCATCCTCCGCGGCTACCAGACGGGCCGGAGCACGATCGTCCTCCGCGCGAAGGTGACGATCGAAGAGGACAAGAAGAAAAAGCGGATCATCGTCAACGAGCTGCCCTATCAGCAGACCCGCGACGCGATGGTCCTGAAGATCGCCTCGCTGGTGAACGATGGGAGGATCGCCGGCATCAGCGCCGTCAACGACGAGTCGGACCTGAACGAGCCCGCGCGGATCGCGATCGACATCAAGCGCGACGCCGACCCCGAAGTGGTGCTCAACCAGCTCTACAAGTTCTCGCCGCTGCAAGACTCGCAGAGCGTCATCTTCCTGGCGTTGGTGGACGGCAAGCCGCGGGTGCTGAACCTCAAGGAAATGCTGCAAGAGTTCGTCCGCCACCGCGTGACGGTGATCCGTCGGCGGACCCAGTTCCTCTTGTCGCGCGCCCGCAAGCGGAAGCACACGGTGCAGGGCCTGTTGCTAGCGCATGCGAACATCGACGAGGTGATCCGCGTCATCCGCGCCAGCAAGACGCAGCCCGAGGCGAAGATCGCCTTGATGCAGATCAAGACGCCCGGCGCCCTGCTCAAGCGCGCCCTGGGCGACGACGGTTACGGGCAGTTCCAGAGCGAGCGTGGCGTCGCCGAGGAGTACTCGCTCACGCCGGTGCAGGCCGACGCGATCCTCAAGATGACGCTCGGTCAGCTGGTGAACCTCGAGCAAGAGAAGCTCGCCGACGAGCACGCCCAACTGTTGATCGAGATCGGCGACTACCTCGACATCCTCGCCAACGAGTCCCGCATCTTCGGGATCATCCGCGCGGATATGGAGGAGCTGCTGCGGAGCCGGCTGATTGACGAGCGGCGCACGCGCATCGAGCGCGACGAGGCCGCCGACGTCGGCATGGAGGACCTGATCGAGGAAGAGACGATGGTCGTCTCGATCACCCACAACGGCTACGTCAAACGCACCGCGGCGAGCACCTACCAGGCGCAGAAGCGGGGCGGCAAGGGGATCAAGGGCGCGAAGACCGACGAGGACGATCCCATCGAGCACGTCTTCGTCACCAGCACGCACGACTACCTGATGTTCTTCACGAACCAGGGGCGGGTCTACTGGCAGAAGGTCTACAACCTGCCGGAGCTGGCGCGCGACGCGAAGGGCCGGGCGCTCGTGAACCTGCTCAGCCTGTCGGAGGGCGAGCGGATCGCCGGCTGCGTGGCGGTGCGCGACTTCAAGCTGCCCGACCACTACCTGATGATGGCGACTCGCAACGGCCTCGTGAAGAAGACCGACCTCGTTGCGTACAGCCGGCCGCAGAAGAACGGCATCATCGCCATCGCGCTCCGAGAGGGCGACGAGCTAGTGGCGGTCGAGATCGTCGAGAAGGGGGACGAGGTGCTGCTCGCCACCACCGAAGGCATGGCGATCCGCTTCAATGAGTCCGACGTCCGCTCGGTCGGCCGTCAGGCCTTCGGTGTGAAGGGGATCCGCTTCAAGAAGAAGGGGGACTCGCTCGTCGGCATGGTCGTCGCCGACCCCGACGCCACGCTCCTCACCGCCACCGAGAATGGCTACGGAAAGCGGACCCCCTTCGGCCCCAACGCGGCGCCGGGCGAAGTGACCGACACGGAAGAAAACGGCGAGAACGGCGACGACGGCGAAGCCCTCACCGCAACGGACGCCGCAACCACCGACAGCCCCTCTGCCGACGACGCGACCGCCGGCGTCGAGGCGTCGGACGACTCCACTTCCGACCGGAATTCCGGTTTGCGCTACCGCACGCAGAGCCGCGGCGGCGGCGGCGTCTTCGACATCAAGACCAGCGCGCGCAACGGCCGTGTGATCGGCGTGGCGAGCGTCACCGACGCCGACGAGCTGCTGCTGATGACCTCCCGCGGCAAGCTGCAACGCATCCGCGCGGCGGACGTCAGCACGATCAGCCGCAACACGCAGGGCGTGAAGATCATGACGCTCACCGAGGGCGACACGCTGATGGCGATCGTGCGGTTGCCGCTGGAGGAGACGGATGACGTGGAAGGCGAGGAGGTCGAGGGCTAA
- a CDS encoding NAD(P)/FAD-dependent oxidoreductase has protein sequence MAHDAATFDVLILGQGLAGSTLAWRLAERGLSAAVIDRGGVDGVSHPSASRVAAGLITPVTGKRLAVADEFDELWRSAQAFYCGVESRCGESLLEVAPAVRVFADADERRAFLDRLESGKLGGHARLADDNELPRDLAAAHGALVMPAAARLRVAAYLDTTRQWLEAEGRYTEANVDPDSDIEHTPDGVGLPRLGVSAKRLVLCQGFTPCPPRWLMGVKFRPAKGEVLTIESPSYCERRVVHHGVWLAPEDAAAGRYRVGSTTEWSQLDSAPTDAGKSELLQRLAQAGVSSARVVEHLAAVRPATIDRQPALGFSSEAPAIGWLNGLGAKGSLGAPFYADEMADCVVASLR, from the coding sequence ATGGCCCACGACGCCGCGACTTTCGACGTTCTCATCCTCGGACAAGGCCTTGCCGGCTCGACGCTGGCATGGCGGTTGGCGGAGCGGGGCCTCTCGGCAGCGGTGATCGATCGCGGCGGCGTTGACGGGGTCAGTCACCCCAGCGCGTCGCGCGTCGCCGCGGGTTTGATCACGCCGGTGACGGGCAAGCGGCTTGCGGTCGCCGACGAGTTTGACGAGCTGTGGCGTTCGGCTCAGGCGTTCTATTGCGGCGTTGAGAGTCGTTGCGGCGAGTCACTGCTTGAGGTCGCGCCCGCGGTGCGGGTCTTTGCCGACGCCGACGAGCGTCGCGCGTTTCTCGACCGGCTCGAATCGGGCAAGCTCGGTGGTCACGCCCGCCTTGCCGACGACAACGAACTGCCTCGCGACCTGGCGGCCGCGCATGGCGCCTTGGTGATGCCCGCTGCCGCTCGGCTGCGTGTCGCGGCGTACCTCGATACAACCCGGCAATGGCTCGAGGCCGAAGGCCGTTACACGGAGGCTAACGTCGATCCCGATAGCGACATCGAACACACTCCCGACGGCGTTGGCTTACCAAGGCTCGGCGTCTCGGCCAAGCGCCTCGTCCTCTGTCAGGGCTTTACGCCGTGTCCGCCACGGTGGCTGATGGGCGTGAAGTTTCGACCCGCCAAGGGAGAGGTCCTGACGATCGAGTCGCCGAGTTACTGTGAGCGTCGCGTCGTGCACCACGGCGTTTGGCTGGCGCCAGAAGACGCCGCTGCCGGGCGCTATCGAGTGGGATCGACAACCGAGTGGAGCCAACTCGATTCCGCGCCAACGGATGCCGGTAAGAGCGAACTACTCCAGCGGTTGGCCCAAGCCGGCGTCAGCTCCGCCCGCGTCGTGGAGCATCTCGCCGCCGTGCGACCCGCGACAATCGACCGCCAGCCGGCGCTCGGTTTCAGCAGCGAGGCGCCTGCCATCGGCTGGCTGAATGGCCTCGGCGCCAAGGGCTCGCTGGGGGCGCCGTTCTACGCCGACGAGATGGCGGACTGTGTCGTCGCTTCGCTTCGCTAA
- a CDS encoding Uma2 family endonuclease: MSTQPIPKSTAAEYLAFERESEERHELVNGEIRLMSGASREHNLIVFNLASILHDELHDRRCEAYIVDMRVKIAANGVYTYPDASVVCGGPEFEDGIFDTLLNPNAIFEVLSKTTAAYGSGEKFTSYRNLPSLREYVLVSQDAPAVEHFVRLDDGAWRFNPVEGLDGEVQLVTTEARIRLKDLYRRIVFDPPEHE; the protein is encoded by the coding sequence ATGAGCACCCAGCCCATCCCCAAATCGACCGCTGCCGAGTACCTCGCCTTCGAGCGCGAGAGCGAGGAACGGCATGAACTCGTCAACGGCGAAATCCGTCTGATGAGCGGCGCCTCGCGCGAACACAACCTCATCGTGTTCAATCTAGCAAGCATCCTTCACGACGAGCTCCATGACCGCCGCTGCGAAGCGTATATCGTTGACATGCGGGTCAAGATTGCCGCCAACGGTGTCTACACCTATCCCGATGCAAGTGTGGTCTGCGGTGGCCCCGAGTTCGAGGACGGCATTTTCGATACGTTGCTCAACCCAAACGCTATCTTCGAGGTCCTGAGCAAAACGACGGCGGCTTACGGCAGTGGCGAGAAGTTCACCAGCTATCGCAACCTCCCCTCACTGCGGGAGTACGTCCTGGTCTCACAAGATGCTCCAGCCGTAGAGCACTTCGTGAGACTCGACGATGGCGCTTGGCGGTTCAATCCCGTTGAAGGACTCGACGGCGAAGTCCAGCTCGTTACAACCGAAGCTCGCATACGGCTAAAGGACCTTTATCGCAGGATCGTTTTCGATCCCCCCGAACACGAATAA
- a CDS encoding histidine phosphatase family protein, with the protein MLTLLLVRPGATEFDQQGRIQGTLDLPLCDNGRRQTEEALPGIAAHKPTVVYTAPCQAAREAGEMIAEATGAKQKTIDKLCNLNHGLWQGMLVEEVRTKQPKVYRQWQDQPHTVCPPGGETLLQVKARVADSLRKVLKKHKEGTIALVAPEPLASVIRHVLHQDEVTGLWKGSERCGVWETIEVPDEVGATVA; encoded by the coding sequence ATGCTCACGTTGCTACTAGTTCGTCCGGGCGCCACCGAGTTCGACCAGCAGGGTCGGATCCAGGGGACCCTCGATTTGCCGCTGTGCGACAACGGCCGGCGCCAGACCGAAGAGGCCCTCCCCGGCATCGCCGCTCACAAGCCGACGGTCGTTTACACCGCGCCGTGCCAGGCCGCGCGCGAGGCAGGCGAGATGATCGCCGAGGCCACCGGCGCCAAGCAGAAGACGATCGACAAGCTCTGCAACCTTAACCACGGCCTCTGGCAGGGCATGCTCGTCGAGGAGGTCCGCACCAAGCAGCCGAAGGTCTACCGCCAATGGCAAGACCAGCCGCACACGGTCTGCCCCCCCGGCGGCGAGACGCTGCTGCAAGTGAAGGCGCGCGTCGCCGACTCGCTGCGGAAGGTGCTCAAGAAGCACAAAGAAGGGACGATCGCCCTGGTGGCGCCCGAGCCGCTGGCGAGCGTCATCCGCCACGTGCTGCACCAAGACGAAGTGACCGGACTCTGGAAGGGCTCGGAGCGCTGCGGCGTCTGGGAGACGATCGAGGTGCCCGATGAAGTCGGCGCGACCGTGGCGTGA
- the rpe gene encoding ribulose-phosphate 3-epimerase, whose product MPGPTNAAELRRLTLRNGVAVAPSVLACDFGHLADEIAAIEAAGATVLHLDIMDGHFVPNLSIGVPVVQAIRRLTDLPLDVHLMLDNPADYVEPFRKAGADNLTVHAEVLPDPRPLLDRIRSLGATAGLSINPPTPVEVLEPVIEAADLVLIMSVMPGFGGQAFDPVALDKLRWLSDHPRCEAVLEVDGGVNEETIAACAKAGAELLVAGTAVFGAEDYAERMAELARLAEAGADGA is encoded by the coding sequence ATGCCCGGGCCAACGAACGCCGCGGAACTGCGTCGGCTCACCCTGCGTAACGGCGTGGCGGTGGCGCCATCAGTGCTAGCGTGCGACTTCGGCCATTTGGCCGACGAGATTGCGGCGATCGAAGCTGCTGGCGCCACGGTGCTGCATCTCGACATCATGGACGGGCACTTTGTGCCCAACCTGTCGATCGGTGTCCCCGTGGTCCAGGCGATCCGCCGACTTACCGACCTGCCGCTCGATGTGCACCTGATGCTCGACAACCCGGCGGACTACGTCGAACCCTTCCGCAAGGCGGGCGCCGACAACCTGACGGTCCACGCCGAGGTGCTGCCCGACCCGCGGCCGCTGCTCGATCGGATCCGGTCGCTCGGCGCCACCGCGGGGCTGTCGATCAACCCGCCGACGCCGGTCGAAGTTCTCGAACCTGTAATCGAAGCGGCCGATCTGGTGCTCATTATGAGTGTCATGCCCGGTTTCGGCGGGCAGGCGTTCGACCCCGTGGCGCTCGATAAGCTGCGTTGGCTTAGCGACCACCCGCGTTGCGAAGCCGTGCTCGAAGTCGATGGCGGCGTCAACGAAGAGACGATCGCCGCGTGCGCCAAGGCAGGCGCGGAATTGTTGGTAGCGGGCACGGCGGTGTTCGGCGCCGAAGACTATGCCGAGCGGATGGCCGAGCTCGCGCGACTGGCGGAAGCCGGCGCCGACGGGGCGTGA
- the scpB gene encoding SMC-Scp complex subunit ScpB, whose amino-acid sequence MHNPAASDDAEGPVTLPMSRLRAAFARMLDNPSATVATPDPDAVTPEGIVEAILFVGRADDRAITAEEIAAVIRDVSADEVAGLVDRLNQRYEDDGGACRIEQNEQGFRLAIIEEHDGVVQRLGGKARAARLSSAALECLAVVAYRQPIAAVAIDALRGAPSGPTLRRLERRGLIRADASQDAPEGPLYATTARFLEVLGLANLRQLPRVEELDD is encoded by the coding sequence ATGCACAACCCCGCTGCTAGCGACGACGCCGAGGGCCCCGTGACGCTGCCGATGTCGCGGCTGCGGGCGGCGTTTGCGCGGATGCTCGACAACCCGTCGGCGACGGTCGCCACGCCCGACCCCGACGCGGTGACCCCCGAGGGGATCGTCGAAGCGATTCTGTTCGTCGGGCGGGCCGACGACAGGGCGATCACAGCCGAGGAGATCGCCGCCGTCATTCGCGACGTTTCGGCCGACGAAGTCGCGGGGCTGGTGGATCGCTTGAACCAACGATACGAGGACGACGGCGGCGCCTGCCGGATCGAGCAGAACGAGCAGGGCTTTCGACTGGCGATTATCGAAGAGCACGACGGGGTCGTTCAGCGCCTGGGCGGCAAGGCCCGGGCGGCCCGGCTGTCGTCAGCGGCCCTGGAATGCCTGGCGGTGGTGGCCTACCGCCAGCCGATCGCCGCCGTGGCCATCGACGCCCTCCGTGGGGCCCCCAGCGGCCCCACGCTGCGACGTTTAGAACGCCGCGGCCTGATACGTGCCGACGCCTCGCAAGACGCGCCAGAGGGCCCTTTGTACGCCACAACGGCCCGTTTCCTGGAAGTCCTTGGACTCGCCAACCTCCGGCAGCTTCCTAGGGTTGAAGAGTTGGATGACTGA
- a CDS encoding SixA phosphatase family protein yields the protein MLIYIARHAWAGNYGDPNWPDDSERPLTAEGIERYRDVVAALAARDFAPERIATSPYVRCVQTAELIATGLEHSPAIDELEDLAVGAELEPLLEWSIATGAESVCWVGHNPDVERMTASLIGEGYASVRFAKGSVAAIRFDEETPRAGEGTLLWHATAKLLGV from the coding sequence ATGCTTATCTACATCGCGCGTCACGCTTGGGCTGGGAATTATGGCGATCCCAACTGGCCCGATGACTCCGAGCGGCCGCTGACCGCCGAGGGGATCGAGCGTTACCGCGACGTTGTCGCCGCGCTCGCCGCGCGGGACTTCGCGCCCGAGCGCATCGCGACGAGCCCCTACGTCCGCTGTGTGCAGACGGCGGAACTGATCGCGACGGGGCTTGAGCACTCGCCGGCGATTGATGAACTCGAGGACCTAGCCGTTGGCGCCGAGTTAGAGCCGCTCCTCGAATGGTCCATTGCAACGGGCGCCGAGAGTGTTTGCTGGGTGGGGCACAATCCCGATGTCGAGCGGATGACCGCGTCGTTGATAGGCGAGGGGTATGCGTCGGTGCGATTCGCGAAGGGCTCCGTAGCGGCGATCCGATTCGATGAAGAGACGCCCCGCGCCGGCGAGGGGACACTCCTTTGGCACGCGACGGCGAAGCTACTGGGGGTGTGA
- a CDS encoding glycosyltransferase family 4 protein: MAKRPLILVISQVYPPDPTSVGQHLADAAEGLVARGYDVRVITSARGFDDPTKKYPLHEMRGGAEVVRMPLASFGKKTIAHRLAGMVVFLAQALFRGLFTPRVAGILVSTSPPLASFVAVIISVLRGAPITYWAMDLNPDQMIQLGKIKETALSARVFDWFNRRILRRAAAVVALDRFMADRLNRKTNIDGKLTVMPPWPHGESDRPLPHDENPFRREHHLAGKFVVMYSGNHALTNPIETILDAAVRMQDREDLVFMFIGGGVRKKSVEETIAKHKPTNIVSLPYQPLETIRYSLSAADVHLVTLGQEVVGCVHPCKVYGALALGRPILYAGPRPSHVTDLLNEDDPAQRVGWSIEHGDIDAAIRAIDEIRAQPQAELAAMGERAAALVRERFDTKQMIDRFCDVIEGTLKKPQ, from the coding sequence ATGGCCAAACGCCCCCTGATTCTCGTCATCTCGCAGGTCTACCCGCCCGACCCAACCTCGGTAGGCCAGCACCTCGCCGACGCCGCCGAGGGCCTCGTCGCCCGCGGGTACGACGTGCGCGTCATCACCTCGGCGCGGGGCTTCGACGACCCGACGAAGAAGTACCCGCTGCATGAGATGCGCGGCGGCGCCGAAGTCGTCCGCATGCCTCTGGCGTCCTTCGGCAAGAAGACGATCGCCCACCGCCTCGCCGGCATGGTGGTGTTCCTCGCCCAAGCGCTGTTCCGCGGGCTGTTCACACCGCGCGTGGCGGGGATCCTCGTGAGCACGTCGCCGCCGCTGGCGTCGTTCGTCGCGGTGATCATCAGCGTGCTCCGCGGCGCGCCGATCACTTACTGGGCGATGGACCTCAACCCCGACCAGATGATCCAGCTCGGTAAGATCAAAGAGACGGCTCTGTCGGCCCGGGTCTTCGACTGGTTCAACCGCCGCATCCTCCGCCGCGCCGCCGCGGTGGTGGCGCTCGACCGCTTCATGGCCGACCGGCTCAACCGTAAGACGAACATCGACGGCAAGCTGACCGTGATGCCCCCGTGGCCGCACGGCGAGAGCGACCGCCCGCTGCCGCACGACGAGAACCCCTTCCGCCGCGAGCACCACCTCGCTGGCAAATTCGTCGTCATGTACAGCGGCAACCACGCGCTCACCAACCCGATCGAGACAATCCTTGACGCGGCCGTGCGGATGCAGGACCGCGAAGACCTGGTGTTCATGTTCATCGGCGGCGGCGTGCGGAAGAAATCCGTCGAAGAGACGATCGCCAAACACAAGCCGACGAACATCGTCAGCCTGCCGTACCAGCCGCTGGAGACGATCCGCTACTCGCTCTCCGCGGCGGACGTGCACCTGGTGACGCTCGGCCAAGAGGTGGTCGGCTGCGTTCACCCGTGCAAGGTTTACGGCGCGTTGGCGCTTGGCCGCCCGATCCTCTATGCGGGGCCGCGGCCCAGTCACGTCACGGACCTGTTGAACGAGGACGACCCCGCGCAACGCGTCGGCTGGAGCATCGAACACGGCGACATCGACGCCGCGATCCGGGCGATCGACGAGATCCGCGCCCAGCCACAGGCGGAGCTAGCCGCCATGGGTGAGCGCGCCGCCGCGCTAGTGCGAGAGCGCTTCGACACGAAGCAGATGATCGACCGCTTCTGCGACGTGATCGAGGGGACTCTGAAGAAGCCCCAATGA
- the gmd gene encoding GDP-mannose 4,6-dehydratase, which translates to MPDPSPRRALITGITGQDGSYLAELLLEKGYEVWGMIRRSSSFNTGRIDHLYQDPHEPGRRLKLVYGDLTDTPSIHKALAESQPHEVYNLGAQSHVKVSFETPEYTTDVVGIGVVRLLSVIRELGLDCRFYQASSSEMYGRVVESPQSETTPFWPRSPYAAAKAFAFYVTRNVREAYGLFAVNGILFNHESPRRGETFVTRKISRAAARISRGKQERLYLGNLDAARDWGFAGDYVDAMWRMLQVEEPDDYVIATGETCTVREFCDVCFTEAGLPLTWQGEGLTERGVDAQGRVLVEVDPNYFRPTEVDRLCGDASKAKQLLGWEPKVYAPELARMMTQADMQSL; encoded by the coding sequence ATGCCCGACCCCTCTCCCCGCCGCGCCCTCATCACCGGGATCACCGGTCAGGACGGCTCGTACCTTGCCGAGCTGCTGTTAGAGAAGGGCTACGAAGTCTGGGGCATGATCCGACGCAGTTCTTCGTTCAACACGGGCCGCATCGACCACCTTTATCAAGACCCGCACGAGCCCGGCCGCCGGCTCAAGCTCGTCTACGGCGACCTCACCGACACGCCCTCGATTCACAAGGCGCTCGCCGAGTCGCAACCGCACGAGGTCTACAACCTCGGCGCGCAGTCGCATGTGAAGGTCTCGTTCGAGACGCCCGAGTACACGACGGACGTCGTCGGCATCGGCGTTGTGCGGCTGTTGTCGGTGATACGCGAACTGGGCCTCGACTGCCGCTTCTATCAGGCGTCGTCGTCGGAGATGTACGGCCGCGTTGTCGAGTCGCCGCAGAGCGAGACAACGCCGTTCTGGCCGCGCAGCCCCTACGCGGCCGCCAAGGCGTTTGCGTTCTACGTCACGCGCAACGTCCGCGAAGCGTACGGCCTCTTCGCGGTTAACGGCATCCTCTTCAACCACGAGTCGCCCCGCCGCGGCGAGACGTTTGTCACCCGCAAGATCAGCCGCGCGGCGGCCCGCATCTCGCGGGGCAAGCAAGAGAGGCTCTACCTCGGCAACCTCGACGCGGCGCGCGACTGGGGCTTCGCCGGCGACTATGTCGACGCCATGTGGCGGATGCTCCAAGTCGAGGAGCCCGACGACTACGTCATCGCAACAGGCGAGACCTGCACGGTGCGCGAATTCTGCGATGTCTGCTTCACCGAAGCGGGCCTGCCACTCACTTGGCAAGGCGAAGGCCTCACCGAGCGCGGCGTCGACGCCCAAGGCCGCGTACTCGTCGAAGTCGATCCCAACTACTTCCGCCCCACCGAAGTGGACCGTCTCTGCGGCGACGCATCGAAAGCGAAGCAATTGCTCGGTTGGGAGCCCAAGGTCTACGCGCCGGAGCTTGCGCGGATGATGACGCAGGCGGACATGCAGTCGCTGTAA
- a CDS encoding GDP-L-fucose synthase family protein: protein MPGIPRDARIFVTGHRGMVGSALARRFEAAGFTNLLAATRQEVDLRDQAAVDRWFDTHRPQYVVHAAGTVGGIQANRTRPAEFLYDNLMIHATVLRAAWRTEVEKLLYLGSSCVYPRDCPQPMREEYLLTGPMEPTNDAYAIAKIAGVKSCQAYRKQYGCHFIAAMPTNLYGPNDNFDPVNSHVVAGLVRKFHEAKESGGEAVTLWGTGAPRRELMFVDDVADGCLFLLENYDDEAPINVGTGEDVTIVELAETVRDVVFPEARVEFDPSMPDGPPRKLLDVSRLHALGWRHQIALAEGLRTTYDWFKEKYPMTKSQ from the coding sequence ATGCCTGGCATTCCACGCGACGCGCGAATCTTCGTTACCGGCCATCGCGGGATGGTCGGTTCGGCGCTGGCGCGCCGGTTCGAGGCGGCGGGGTTTACGAATCTGCTGGCGGCGACGCGTCAGGAGGTTGATCTCCGCGATCAAGCGGCGGTGGACCGGTGGTTCGACACGCACCGCCCTCAGTACGTCGTCCACGCGGCGGGGACGGTCGGCGGCATCCAGGCGAACCGCACGCGTCCCGCGGAGTTCCTTTACGACAACCTGATGATCCACGCGACGGTGCTCCGCGCCGCGTGGCGCACGGAAGTCGAGAAGCTGCTCTACCTCGGCAGCAGCTGTGTCTACCCGCGCGACTGCCCGCAGCCGATGCGTGAAGAGTACTTGCTCACCGGCCCGATGGAGCCGACCAACGACGCCTACGCGATCGCCAAGATCGCCGGCGTGAAGTCGTGCCAAGCCTACCGCAAGCAGTACGGCTGCCACTTCATCGCCGCGATGCCGACAAACTTGTACGGGCCGAACGACAACTTCGACCCGGTGAACTCGCACGTCGTCGCGGGTCTGGTGCGCAAGTTTCACGAAGCGAAGGAATCGGGTGGCGAAGCCGTCACGCTGTGGGGCACGGGCGCCCCGCGGCGGGAGTTGATGTTCGTCGATGATGTCGCCGACGGGTGCCTCTTCCTGCTCGAGAACTACGACGACGAGGCGCCGATCAACGTCGGCACGGGCGAGGACGTCACGATCGTCGAGCTTGCCGAGACGGTCCGCGACGTGGTGTTTCCCGAAGCGCGAGTCGAGTTCGACCCCTCGATGCCCGACGGCCCACCGCGCAAACTACTCGACGTCTCCCGCCTCCACGCCCTGGGCTGGCGCCACCAAATCGCCCTGGCAGAGGGGCTGCGAACCACTTATGACTGGTTCAAAGAAAAATACCCAATGACCAAGTCCCAATGA